A genomic segment from Arcobacter acticola encodes:
- a CDS encoding SPFH domain-containing protein — translation METSIIFAVAIIFFVLIIIIKGVKIVPQSDLYVIERLGKFNKELHGGFHLIIPIIDQVRAILTSREQLVDIEKQSVITKDNVNISIDGIVFCKVDDAMEATYNVVDFKNAIANLAMTTLRSEIGGMDLDDTLSNRETLNAKLQNELGSAAANWGIKVTRVEISDISVPAEIERAMNMQMEAERSKRAVETKARADKEAVIRKAEGFKQEEILKAEAIERMADAKRYEQEQMAAGQQEAMRLINISMMENEKAAEFLLAKDRIAAFRALAESGSTDKMILPYDVAQMVGATSVLGDAFFKGVSNANSNNS, via the coding sequence ATGGAAACAAGTATTATATTCGCTGTTGCGATAATATTTTTTGTATTAATAATTATCATAAAAGGTGTTAAAATTGTTCCTCAATCTGATTTATATGTAATTGAAAGATTAGGTAAATTTAATAAAGAGCTACATGGTGGGTTTCATCTTATTATTCCAATTATTGATCAAGTACGAGCAATATTAACTTCAAGAGAGCAGTTGGTTGATATTGAAAAGCAATCTGTAATTACAAAAGATAATGTAAATATCTCTATTGATGGAATTGTATTTTGTAAAGTTGATGATGCTATGGAAGCTACTTATAATGTGGTTGATTTTAAAAATGCAATTGCAAATCTTGCAATGACAACACTTAGATCTGAAATTGGTGGAATGGATTTAGATGATACTTTATCAAATAGAGAAACATTAAATGCAAAACTTCAAAATGAACTAGGAAGTGCTGCTGCTAACTGGGGAATCAAAGTAACAAGAGTTGAAATTTCTGATATTTCAGTTCCTGCTGAAATTGAACGTGCTATGAATATGCAAATGGAAGCAGAGCGATCAAAAAGAGCAGTTGAAACAAAAGCCCGAGCTGATAAAGAAGCAGTTATTAGAAAAGCTGAGGGTTTTAAACAAGAAGAGATTTTAAAAGCAGAAGCAATTGAGAGAATGGCAGATGCAAAAAGATATGAACAAGAGCAGATGGCAGCAGGGCAACAAGAAGCTATGAGACTTATAAATATCTCTATGATGGAAAATGAAAAAGCAGCAGAATTCTTACTTGCAAAAGATAGAATTGCTGCATTTAGAGCATTAGCTGAAAGTGGTTCAACAGATAAAATGATTTTACCTTATGATGTAGCTCAAATGGTTGGAGCAACTTCTGTTTTAGGTGATGCATTTTTCAAAGGTGTAAGTAATGCAAACTCAAATAATTCTTAG
- a CDS encoding NfeD family protein: MQTQIILSVIDPYILLAIGVALIAFEAVIVSFVLVWFGVGFVLTALISYIYIFGDGIWQIATASLISLILLLLLRKKVLESFLKSKKDISDDFLNEKGIGEIKNSKVFYKATYWDIDSKIDEKEFVEGEKVVVLKTHKNHATIEKR, encoded by the coding sequence ATGCAAACTCAAATAATTCTTAGTGTAATTGACCCTTATATACTTTTAGCAATCGGAGTTGCTCTAATAGCTTTTGAAGCTGTTATTGTGTCATTTGTTCTTGTTTGGTTTGGAGTAGGGTTTGTTTTAACTGCTCTTATTTCTTATATTTATATTTTTGGTGATGGAATTTGGCAAATAGCAACGGCTTCATTAATATCTTTGATTTTATTATTACTTCTGAGAAAAAAAGTATTAGAATCTTTTTTGAAATCGAAAAAAGATATTTCAGATGATTTTTTAAATGAAAAAGGAATAGGGGAAATTAAAAATTCAAAAGTTTTTTATAAAGCAACTTATTGGGATATTGATTCAAAAATTGATGAAAAAGAGTTTGTAGAGGGTGAAAAAGTTGTGGTTTTAAAAACCCATAAAAATCATGCAACCATAGAAAAAAGGTAA
- a CDS encoding NifB/NifX family molybdenum-iron cluster-binding protein, which produces MIAIPVKTNKENTAVSTLFGKAKYFAFIQNNKIEILKNEQTGGRAVANWLKSKNVDTLITSHMGEKPFETLLSNDLKVYFAGDERIEVKDVMVKYADGELALLTSENFHTLIKEDEEHHSHSCCSKGSGKMHNHKHNHIMENKLQKAPYKSFIRNIHF; this is translated from the coding sequence ATGATTGCAATACCAGTAAAAACAAATAAAGAAAACACAGCAGTATCGACACTTTTTGGAAAAGCTAAATATTTTGCTTTTATTCAAAATAATAAAATTGAAATATTAAAAAATGAGCAAACAGGTGGGCGAGCAGTTGCTAATTGGTTAAAAAGTAAAAATGTTGACACACTTATTACTTCACATATGGGAGAAAAACCCTTTGAAACACTATTAAGTAATGATTTAAAAGTATATTTTGCAGGAGATGAAAGAATAGAAGTAAAAGATGTAATGGTAAAATATGCAGATGGAGAACTAGCTCTTTTAACTAGTGAAAATTTTCATACACTTATAAAAGAAGATGAAGAGCATCATTCACATAGTTGTTGTTCAAAAGGTAGTGGAAAAATGCATAATCACAAGCATAATCATATTATGGAAAATAAACTTCAAAAAGCTCCTTATAAAAGCTTTATAAGAAATATTCATTTTTAA
- a CDS encoding response regulator transcription factor, which yields MYKILLLEDDELFASTVEDFLSDEGFDVDIASDGEECLELNYKKNYDLYIFDINVPKINGLDLLKQLRQSDDNTPTIFLTSYKDKDTLHDAFLKGCDDYLKKPVDLDELILRIKALLKRNKKQFEIIQLSNNLTFNPSSKRVLENGVDMNLPVKVLELMELFVENRGEIVTKDMIISKLWATSEDYSEGSIRVYINQIKKLFDKDSILNIKGIGYKIEF from the coding sequence TTGTATAAAATTTTACTTTTAGAAGATGATGAACTTTTTGCTTCAACAGTTGAAGACTTTCTTAGTGATGAGGGTTTTGATGTTGATATTGCAAGTGATGGTGAAGAGTGCTTAGAATTAAATTATAAAAAAAACTATGACCTTTATATTTTTGATATAAATGTACCTAAAATAAATGGCTTAGACTTATTAAAGCAGTTAAGACAAAGTGATGACAATACTCCTACGATTTTTTTAACATCATATAAAGATAAAGATACTTTACATGATGCATTTTTAAAAGGATGTGATGATTATTTAAAGAAACCAGTTGATTTAGATGAACTGATTTTACGAATAAAAGCACTTTTAAAAAGAAATAAAAAACAATTTGAAATAATACAACTATCAAATAATTTAACTTTTAATCCTAGCTCTAAAAGAGTTCTTGAAAATGGTGTTGATATGAATCTTCCAGTTAAAGTGTTAGAATTAATGGAACTTTTCGTTGAAAATAGAGGAGAAATTGTTACTAAAGATATGATTATTTCAAAACTATGGGCAACTAGTGAAGATTATAGTGAAGGGTCAATTAGAGTTTATATAAATCAAATCAAAAAACTGTTTGACAAAGATTCAATTTTAAATATTAAAGGAATAGGATATAAAATTGAATTCTAA
- the cydB gene encoding cytochrome d ubiquinol oxidase subunit II, with protein MGFGNLELITLQQYWWIIISLLGGLFVFIMFVQGGQTLMDKLSDNETEKTMLINSIGRKWELGFTTLVLFGGALFAAFPLFYATSFGGAYWVWLAILFCFIIQAVSYEFRTKPNNFLGQKTYEMFLKINGNIGTFLLGVAISTFFSGSEFIVDSNNFVDWQNPLRGLEALLNPYNYLLGFALVFLAKISGALYFINNIDYEKIREKAVESIKINMIFFLTFFLGFMVWILVKDGYAVSENEIIVIERFKYLQNFIDMPIVLSMFLIGVIMVIIAVFVTITFGKTCCIKTGGVGIVLTVMAVLLNVGLNNTAYYPSTTDLQSSLTIMNSSGSHYTLMVMSYVSLMVPFVLAYITYAWYSMDKVKITKEEIESKDSHNY; from the coding sequence ATGGGATTTGGAAACTTAGAACTTATCACACTTCAACAATATTGGTGGATAATAATATCTTTATTAGGTGGTCTTTTTGTATTTATTATGTTTGTACAAGGTGGTCAAACTTTAATGGATAAATTAAGTGATAATGAGACAGAAAAAACTATGTTAATAAATAGTATTGGAAGAAAATGGGAATTAGGTTTTACAACTTTAGTTCTATTTGGTGGAGCTTTATTTGCTGCTTTTCCATTATTTTATGCAACTAGTTTTGGTGGAGCTTATTGGGTGTGGTTAGCTATTTTATTTTGTTTTATTATTCAAGCTGTAAGTTATGAATTCAGAACAAAACCTAATAATTTTTTAGGACAAAAAACATATGAAATGTTTTTAAAAATAAATGGAAACATAGGAACTTTTTTATTAGGAGTTGCTATTAGTACATTTTTTAGTGGAAGTGAATTTATAGTTGATTCAAATAATTTTGTTGATTGGCAAAATCCACTAAGAGGTTTAGAAGCACTTCTAAATCCATACAATTATTTATTGGGATTTGCACTTGTATTTTTAGCAAAGATTAGTGGAGCTTTATATTTTATAAATAATATAGATTATGAAAAAATTAGAGAAAAAGCAGTTGAATCTATAAAAATAAATATGATTTTCTTTTTAACTTTTTTCTTAGGATTTATGGTTTGGATTCTTGTAAAAGATGGTTATGCAGTAAGTGAAAATGAAATTATCGTAATTGAAAGATTTAAATATTTACAAAATTTTATTGATATGCCAATTGTTTTAAGTATGTTCTTAATAGGTGTAATAATGGTTATTATTGCAGTTTTTGTAACAATAACATTTGGAAAAACTTGTTGTATTAAAACAGGTGGTGTGGGAATCGTGTTAACGGTAATGGCTGTTTTATTAAATGTGGGGTTAAATAATACAGCTTATTATCCTTCAACTACTGATTTACAAAGCAGTTTAACAATTATGAATAGTTCAGGAAGTCACTATACACTTATGGTTATGAGTTATGTTTCATTAATGGTTCCTTTTGTATTAGCCTATATTACATATGCTTGGTACAGTATGGATAAAGTAAAAATTACAAAAGAAGAAATTGAATCAAAAGATTCACATAATTATTAA
- a CDS encoding tRNA (cytidine(34)-2'-O)-methyltransferase, whose protein sequence is MFNLVLHEPRMPGNVGTIGRLAFALNCTLHLIKPYGFGAITEKEVRRAGLDYWFELDVREYDNIEDFWAKNPFNDRHFFATTKTKQNYFDAELKTGDYFYFGREDAGLPQAILDKNPSTCITIPMTNEARSLNIANSVSIIAYEALRQNFKDFK, encoded by the coding sequence ATGTTTAATCTAGTTTTACATGAGCCAAGAATGCCTGGAAATGTGGGAACTATTGGAAGACTTGCCTTTGCTTTAAATTGTACTTTACATCTTATCAAACCTTATGGTTTTGGTGCAATTACTGAAAAAGAAGTAAGACGTGCTGGACTTGATTATTGGTTTGAACTTGATGTTAGAGAGTATGATAATATTGAAGATTTTTGGGCAAAGAATCCATTTAATGATAGACATTTTTTTGCAACAACAAAAACAAAACAAAATTACTTTGATGCAGAACTAAAAACGGGTGATTATTTTTATTTTGGAAGAGAAGATGCAGGTCTTCCACAGGCTATTTTAGATAAAAATCCAAGTACTTGTATTACTATTCCTATGACAAATGAAGCTAGAAGTTTAAATATTGCAAACTCTGTTTCAATTATTGCTTATGAAGCTTTAAGACAAAATTTTAAAGATTTTAAATAA
- a CDS encoding cytochrome-c peroxidase: protein MKLVTSFAVCLLGAGSLFSSSALVEKAVASGLKAIPADKTELMKLIDDKNDPITKEKVALGLKLYFDPRISKSGLISCNTCHNLGLGGADGIPAAIGHGWTANPHHLNSPTVYNSVFFKAQFWDGRSPHLADQAQGPVQAGPEMAAPPSMVEQRINSIPEYVNEFQVAYGKDVKVDFEKITATIATFEKTLVTPSKFDDYLNGNEKALNKEEKDGLNTFIDKGCASCHTGIALGGTMQPFELAAKYKFGSVGDFKGNEQGMVKTPTLRNITETAPYFHNGQIWSLDEAVKEMGSVQLGITISDAEAASIVTFLKTLKGVKPAVLYPQLPESTIDTSKPEFN, encoded by the coding sequence ATGAAATTAGTAACATCTTTCGCGGTTTGTTTATTAGGTGCAGGTTCTTTATTCTCAAGTTCTGCATTAGTTGAAAAAGCTGTAGCTAGTGGTTTAAAAGCAATTCCTGCTGATAAAACAGAATTAATGAAATTAATCGATGATAAAAATGATCCAATTACAAAAGAGAAAGTAGCACTTGGTTTAAAATTATACTTTGATCCTAGAATTTCAAAAAGTGGATTAATCTCTTGTAATACTTGTCATAATCTAGGACTTGGAGGAGCAGATGGAATTCCAGCAGCAATTGGTCACGGTTGGACTGCAAATCCTCATCACTTAAATTCACCAACAGTTTATAACTCAGTGTTCTTTAAAGCACAGTTTTGGGATGGAAGAAGTCCTCACTTAGCTGATCAAGCTCAAGGTCCAGTTCAAGCAGGTCCTGAAATGGCAGCACCTCCATCAATGGTAGAACAAAGAATAAACTCAATTCCTGAATATGTAAATGAATTCCAAGTTGCTTATGGAAAAGATGTAAAAGTTGATTTTGAAAAAATCACTGCAACAATTGCAACTTTTGAAAAAACTCTAGTTACGCCTTCTAAATTCGATGATTATTTAAATGGTAATGAAAAAGCTTTAAATAAAGAAGAAAAAGATGGTTTAAATACTTTTATTGATAAAGGTTGTGCTTCTTGTCATACAGGAATTGCTCTTGGTGGAACAATGCAACCATTTGAATTAGCTGCTAAATATAAATTTGGAAGTGTAGGTGATTTCAAAGGTAATGAACAAGGTATGGTAAAAACTCCAACTTTAAGAAATATCACTGAAACAGCTCCATATTTCCATAATGGACAAATTTGGTCATTAGATGAAGCTGTAAAAGAAATGGGTTCTGTTCAATTAGGAATTACAATTTCAGATGCAGAAGCTGCTTCAATTGTAACATTCTTAAAAACATTAAAAGGTGTAAAACCAGCTGTTTTATATCCTCAACTTCCAGAATCTACAATAGATACTTCTAAACCTGAATTTAACTAA
- a CDS encoding sensor histidine kinase yields the protein MNSKKKDFLISISIIFTFTLIIILYLNYFFISKFGLNQDNFIYIIIPLLIVGLSIFLSFSISILKPLFKSDEKLEISIKETIHELNIPVSTIKMNTQLLEKTIKDEKSLKRLDRIKQASNNLLKLYENMEYNIKKEIDKIDKQEFYLDEIINTSCEKFDDIKNDTQIIVSVPNIKLFTDLNGFEKTIDNLISNAIKYNVKENPTVKITYKDGVLSIFNKGEKIDTKNLFIIFDRYFQEDSSKDGFGLGLSMVKEFCDKNKIGINIDTLENGNRFNLNLKNII from the coding sequence TTGAATTCTAAGAAAAAAGATTTTCTAATCTCTATCTCTATTATTTTTACTTTTACTCTTATAATTATTCTTTATCTAAACTACTTTTTTATTTCAAAATTTGGGCTAAATCAAGATAACTTTATTTATATTATTATTCCTTTGTTGATTGTTGGGCTAAGTATATTTTTAAGCTTTTCAATTTCAATTTTAAAGCCACTTTTTAAAAGTGATGAAAAATTAGAAATTAGTATAAAAGAAACAATTCATGAGTTAAATATTCCAGTTTCAACAATAAAGATGAATACTCAACTTTTAGAAAAAACAATTAAAGATGAGAAAAGTTTAAAAAGACTTGATAGAATAAAACAAGCAAGTAACAATCTTCTAAAATTATATGAGAACATGGAATATAATATCAAAAAAGAGATTGATAAAATCGATAAACAAGAGTTTTATTTAGATGAAATAATAAATACTTCTTGTGAAAAATTTGATGATATTAAAAATGATACACAAATTATTGTAAGTGTTCCAAATATAAAACTTTTTACAGATCTAAATGGCTTTGAAAAAACCATTGATAATCTAATCTCAAATGCAATTAAATATAATGTAAAAGAAAATCCAACAGTAAAAATCACTTATAAAGATGGAGTATTATCTATTTTTAACAAAGGTGAAAAAATAGATACAAAAAACCTTTTTATTATATTTGATAGATATTTTCAAGAAGACTCTTCAAAAGATGGCTTTGGTTTAGGTCTTTCTATGGTAAAAGAATTTTGCGATAAAAATAAAATCGGTATAAATATTGATACTTTAGAAAATGGAAATAGATTTAATCTAAATTTGAAAAATATCATTTAA
- the purU gene encoding formyltetrahydrofolate deformylase, which yields MEEYILLIDTEDAKGLVYNISKVLFANNLNIEQNAEYVDPDTKKFFMRSIISGKVSHNILLKELKEVLPSSAQIRLNKKEKKDVVILATKEFHVLGDLLIRYIAGELNANIKAVIANHNHLQDLVEKFNIPFTCISAEGLNREEHEDKMIAKINEYEPELIVLAKYMRILTSKFVETFPKKVLNIHHSFLPAFIGANPYKQAHERGVKIIGATAHYVTNDLDEGPIVFQDVVRVDHSYSWEDMRNAGRNVEKIVLSNAFELLLNDRVFVHGNKTVIL from the coding sequence ATGGAAGAGTATATACTTTTAATTGATACTGAAGATGCAAAAGGTTTAGTATACAATATCTCAAAAGTTCTTTTTGCAAACAACTTAAATATAGAACAAAATGCTGAATACGTTGACCCTGATACAAAAAAATTCTTTATGCGAAGTATTATCTCTGGAAAAGTTTCGCACAATATCTTGCTTAAAGAATTAAAAGAAGTTTTACCTTCAAGTGCTCAAATCAGATTAAATAAAAAAGAGAAAAAAGATGTTGTTATTTTAGCAACAAAAGAGTTTCATGTTTTAGGTGATTTACTTATTAGATACATAGCAGGTGAATTAAATGCAAATATCAAAGCAGTTATAGCAAATCATAATCATTTACAAGATTTAGTTGAAAAATTCAATATTCCATTTACTTGTATTAGTGCTGAAGGCTTAAATAGAGAAGAGCATGAAGACAAAATGATTGCTAAAATCAATGAATATGAGCCTGAGCTTATTGTTCTTGCTAAATATATGAGAATTTTAACTTCTAAGTTTGTAGAGACTTTCCCTAAAAAAGTTTTAAATATCCACCACTCATTTTTACCTGCGTTCATTGGAGCAAATCCATATAAACAAGCACATGAAAGAGGTGTTAAGATTATTGGAGCAACTGCACATTATGTTACAAATGATTTGGATGAAGGTCCAATTGTTTTTCAAGATGTTGTAAGAGTTGATCATAGTTATTCTTGGGAAGATATGAGAAATGCAGGAAGAAACGTAGAAAAAATAGTATTATCAAATGCATTTGAATTATTATTAAATGATAGAGTTTTTGTTCATGGAAATAAAACGGTGATTTTATAA